A region of the Candidatus Binataceae bacterium genome:
AATTCTACGCCGTCGCGTTTGAAGAGAATTTCTCGCTGCGGCAAATTGCGCCCGCGTTCCCTGACGCGCGGGTCTCGGCGCTCGAGCTCTATTCGCCAATTGGATCTGACGGAACGATGTTCGTGTTCCCGTTCGGCGCGGTGGTAATGCTCGATGCGCCACCCGACAGCCGTGACGCCCAGCTCGCCAAGCTGCGCACGGCGCTGCCAAAGCTGACGACCCAGGTTCTGCGCGAGGACTACTCAGTCATCGAGGATCCCGACGGCCGTATCGGAATCTTCAACGGCATGCTGCACGTCGATCAGCTTACCCGCCAGCGCGCCGGAATCGTCGCGCTGACCGTCGCACAAAGCGCGGCGATGGAATACTACGAGCGTCTGACCGACGTCATGTTCGCCCGTGCGGGTCAGTTTATCGAGCGCCTCGAGAAGCGCGGCACGGTGCCGCTAAGAATCCGCCGGATGCATCGTTTCATCGGCGAGGCGATCGTGACCCGCACCGAGGTGGTTGCCGTGCTGCATCTCCTCGACAAGCCCGAGGCGACCTGGGAAGACCCGGCGATGGATCGTATATACAACGACCTGCGCGATGAGTTTGACCTCGCCGACCGCTACCGCGCACTGGAAGCCAAGATGAATAGCATCCAGCAGTCTTTGGAGCTCCTGCTCGATGTCGCCCGCGATCGGCGCCTGGTGTGGCTCGAAATCATCGTGGTGCTGCTCATCCTGCTCGAAGTCGTGCTGAGCGTCGTTCACTTCACGATTTAGTCCGCAAAGTCACGTCGCTGTCCTGGACAACGCCCGGCCGCGGCGCCGGACGCCCCCGACTTAACACAATGTTCGCCGATGATCCGTTTGCCTGAAACCTTGGCTTCGTAAGGAAAAGGGGCGGATTTATCCAAACTCCGACGCTGACCAGGGTGAGGTCCGTGCGCGTCTGAGTCGAGAGCATCCGCCTCGAGGAGTGCGCGATGACTGAGCAAGGCCCGACCCGCGGCGATACCGAGACGAGTCGCGGGTCGCTTTCCTCCCATAGCATCTTTGAACCCGGACGCCTGATGCCCGAGCAGTACGACGATCTCGTGCGCCGGCGCCGCGTAATCGATGGCGAGAAACGCCTGATGCTCGCCGTACTCGAGGACGCGATCCGGACCTACCTGCGCAACATGAACGCCAAGGACGGCGAGCGGCGGCGCGAATTTCTCGAGGTCAAGAACTGGTTCCATTCGGAGCGCCTCGGCCAGGGCAATCAGACCGTGTTCAGCTTTGAGAACTTATGCGAGACCCTCGGTATCGAACCGGTCTCGTTGCGCCAACGGCTGCGAGCGATGACGCTCGACGATCTGCCCGCGCGACGTTACCAAAACCGGCGGCATCGCCCGCTGTCGAGTCTTCGGTTTGCCAATGACCGCCCGCCGCGTCAGGCGGCGCGGTCGCTCGGGAACTGAGGAGACGCCGCAAGATGAACCCGCGCGCCGAACGTTTTGCATTGATTTTGGCGGGCGGCGATGGATCGCGGCTGAAATCGCTCACCCGTAAAATCTCGGGACACGACGTACCGAAACAGTTCTGTCCCGTGCTTGGCGAGCTGACCCTGCTGCAGCAGACGCTGGAGCGAATCGCTCTGCTGATTCCGCGTGAAAACACGCTCGCGTCGGTGACGCGAGCGCACTCGCGATTCTACGAGCCCCAACTCGATTGTGTCGCCAGCGCCAACATCGCGGTGCAACCTTCGAATCGCGGCACGGCCGCGGCGATTTTGTATCCGCTGATGAAACTGGCGGCGACCGCCGCCGAAGCATCGGTTGCGATCTTTCCATCCGATCATTTCGTCAGTGACGATCCAGCCTTTATGCACTACGTAGATAGTGCCTTGTGCGCGACCGACGAATTGCCCGATCTCATCGCGATGCTGGGTATTCGCGCGCGCAGTCCCGAAACCGGTTACGGATGGATCGAACCGGGCGATGAGCTCGCGGCCGGCGGAACGCGGCTGCATCGCGTGCGCCGCTTCTTCGAGAAGCCCGAGCGCGAGTTCGCGAACGAGCTGATGCACGCGGGCTGTCTCTGGAACAGTTTCGTGATGGCGGCGCGCGTCTCGACCATCATCCGCACGATCGCGATGGCATTGCCGGGCCTCTTCGTTCAATTCTCTGCGGTGCGGCCTGTCCTCGATACGATGTTCGAGCGGGAAACGATGCGCCGTCTGTATAACGATCTGCCCTCGGTGAACTTCTCTGAGCAGGTGCTGGCAAGTAATCCAGGCAACCTGGCGGTGATTACTGTTTCCGACGTCGAGTGGAGTGATCTCGGCGAATCTGATCGCGTAATGGCAACTCTGGCCAAGCTGAAAGTGCGTCCGGGCTGGGCAGGTTCAGCGCCTGTGTAACACAATCTCTCGCGCTGCATACCACAGATTTGTTGCCTCCGTGCTGTGCCGAAAAACTCCCGCAAGCGAAAAACCGAATCGCCTGCGGCACCTCGCGCACCATGGCCGCGAGAACAGAAGATTTGCATCGCCATTATAGTGTGCGCGTTGCTGCGAGGTGCCACCCTGCGCCTGGTGAAGTTGCAGAACGTACCGCTCGCTCTCGACCTGGACGAAGCCGTCAATAGCTACGACGCATACAGTCTTGCGCTGACTGGCAGTGATCATCGTGGCAACCATCTTCCCGTGGTGAGTCAGGGTTTCAATGACTACCGGATGGCGCTATTCGATTACTCACTCGTTCCGATGGTGAGGATGTTCGGGCTGAAGGTCTCGCTGGTGCGCGCGGCGGCTGCGCTGTGAGCATAGTCGATATAACTGCCATCACAGCGATTGCCTAGGTGCTGTTCGGGGCTTCCGTCGTACCTGTTTATGGACGGGCATCTGCCCTGGATCTGGTGTGGGGTCGAGAACACGACCGGCATGGCGAAGAGCGGAGTGCTGTTAGCAGGGCGGCTGGTGCTCGCAGCCGCGCCCGCGATGCTCGCGCTCCCAATGGGGGTCGGTATGCCCGATTCCGGCGCACCGATCGATGCTGTTCCCAGTCCGGCGATTTTGTCACCTCTCGAAGCCCCGACTCCGCAGCTGACACCAAAGATCTGGATGGCGCATCCGATGTCGCGCCGCAATCTGTTCGCCTGCACACCATGGATTCTGCTCTCGGTGCTGGGCTTGACGATTTTGATCGATATGCTCGCTTCCCATCCACTGGCGCGAAACCTCACGCTCGGAGCTTTGGCGGCTTCTTTGCTATTTCACTCTGCCAGCTTTGTGAAATACTATTTTACCGAATATCCAGTTGTCACCGCGCCATACTTTCAGTATGGAATCGAGCAGGCGCTTGCTGCTGCGCATCGATTGAACAATGGCAGCGAGTTCACAATTGTTACTAAGCGAATCAATCAGCCGTATGTATATCCACTCTTTTACGATCGCTACGATCCGGAAAAATATCAGCGGGAAAACGTTCTCAAGGCAAAGGGACTGTTCGGACCGGTAGTTCGTTTCGATCACTACGTTTTCTACGGCGCCGGCATTGCGTACAGCAAATACGATCACGGCGTGATTGTTTTTGACCCCACCGAAGTGCTTCCGGCCAAGCCGGTAACAAGAATCGATTATCCAACGGGGAATCCTGCCTATTTTATCGTAGTGAAATAGCCTGTTTTTTCACCGGCAATAGGAATTGTCGCGGGCGAGCGATGGCATGCGCCTGCCGTTAAAGATTAGATAAAGTCGCCATTGCTTAGGCTTTATTGTGCTATCGGGCGGTCTATCGATTTGACGGAAGTTACCCCGTTACTTAGATTCAGACATAGCAACGAGTCCTCACAATTTCGTAATCCCGATTAAGTGCGATTCGAATACGTATTAGGTCTTTTGCCGATTACGACGAGGGTCAAAGGAACACTATCGCGAGCTTATCTTGCTCAGAAAAACGGGGGAAACAGTGGACGCCGAGATTCCGGAAAATTGTCGTGCGCGCTTCGAGAACCAGCTCCGCGGTCTGGGGATACCGACTGATGCCGCCAAGGAGCTCCTCGATGGTCATCCGCTCGTCAACTATGGTCGAGACTCGACGATCTTCATGACCGGCACTCCCGCCGACATCATGTTTGCCGTCGTTTCGGGCTGGGTGCGTGTTTACTACAGCATCGGCTCACGTCGGATTCTCGCCAAGCTCGCAGGTCCTGGCGATGTGATCGGCCACATGGAAACTCCACGAGAGGGCGGTCCGGGACGAAGGATTTTCGAAGCCTACAGCCTTGGCAAATGCACCGTCGCGCTGGTCACGCGTGAGCATCTCGTCAGTGTGCTGCAACGCGTCGAGCGCGACGCCCTGATTCAGATCATGACTCGGCTCAATGGTTACTGGTCGATTGTCGCCAAGCGGCTCCTGACGATGCTGTTGCTGTCGTTTCGCGAGCGGTTGGAGTTTGTGCTCCACGAGCTGGCGCGCGACTTCGGCGTTCGTGACGCGCGCGGGGTGCTGCTGCGGCCGGAACTCGGTCACGACGATTTGGCCGACATGATCGGTAGCTCACGTCCGATGGTGACGCGCCTGCTTGGCGAGATGAGCGATCAGGGCCTGGTGACGCGTTGCGGCCGCAACCTGGTGCTGCTCGACCATCGCGGCATTCACGTTGCGGCCTGAGCGCGGCGGACCTCGCGCGACGCGGCTGGAGGATTGCCATGAGCCATTCGAATGGACTGGGTAATGATCGTCACGAGTTCCGCGACACGCCACCGGTTCGCGCTGAATTTGCTGCCCTGCCTGATGTGATTGCAATCGGTCCGCCGCGCACCGCGACGACCTGGATGCATCGCATTCTTAAGGGCCACCTCAACCTGGCGGAATCAGTCAAAGAGACACGGTTCTTCGACTTGCGCTATGCGAACGGAATGGCATGGTACGCAGCGCATTTTCGCAATGCTCGCGCAGGGCTTCCCACGGCTGAGATCGCTCCGACGTATTTCTACTCGTCCGACGCGCGATTTCGGATCGCAGAGCGGCTGCCCGACGTGCGCATCGTTGCAACGTTTCGCGATCCGGTCGAGCGGCTCTTTTCTCTCTACAAATTGAAGTGCGCTTCGGGGAAGATCACCGACAGCTTCGAAGCCGCCGTGGAATCTGATGACGAGATGCGCGAGTCCGCGCGATACGGCTATCACCTGGCTGAATGGATAAGCATGTTCGGGCGTAACCGGGTCCTCATCCTGATTTACGAGGACCTGCTGAGCGACCCGCAAACCTTCGTCGATCAACTTTGCGATTTCGTAGGGATCGAGCGATTCGAAGTCGATGCCGACATGCAGCAGAAAGAAAACTCCACTGATGCCGCGGTCGCGCCACGAATGGCGTGGTGGACCAAGCTCGGCGTGTCAGCCTCGGAGTGGATGCGATCGCATCGCTTCGATCGCACGATG
Encoded here:
- a CDS encoding RMD1 family protein, yielding MAARTHQFYAVAFEENFSLRQIAPAFPDARVSALELYSPIGSDGTMFVFPFGAVVMLDAPPDSRDAQLAKLRTALPKLTTQVLREDYSVIEDPDGRIGIFNGMLHVDQLTRQRAGIVALTVAQSAAMEYYERLTDVMFARAGQFIERLEKRGTVPLRIRRMHRFIGEAIVTRTEVVAVLHLLDKPEATWEDPAMDRIYNDLRDEFDLADRYRALEAKMNSIQQSLELLLDVARDRRLVWLEIIVVLLILLEVVLSVVHFTI
- a CDS encoding sulfotransferase, with protein sequence MSHSNGLGNDRHEFRDTPPVRAEFAALPDVIAIGPPRTATTWMHRILKGHLNLAESVKETRFFDLRYANGMAWYAAHFRNARAGLPTAEIAPTYFYSSDARFRIAERLPDVRIVATFRDPVERLFSLYKLKCASGKITDSFEAAVESDDEMRESARYGYHLAEWISMFGRNRVLILIYEDLLSDPQTFVDQLCDFVGIERFEVDADMQQKENSTDAAVAPRMAWWTKLGVSASEWMRSHRFDRTMAVVRATRVRRLFFGSGPELPTLNPTFVRELHKQLRPQVEAVERAIGHEIPAWRPSAL
- a CDS encoding sugar phosphate nucleotidyltransferase; the protein is MNPRAERFALILAGGDGSRLKSLTRKISGHDVPKQFCPVLGELTLLQQTLERIALLIPRENTLASVTRAHSRFYEPQLDCVASANIAVQPSNRGTAAAILYPLMKLAATAAEASVAIFPSDHFVSDDPAFMHYVDSALCATDELPDLIAMLGIRARSPETGYGWIEPGDELAAGGTRLHRVRRFFEKPEREFANELMHAGCLWNSFVMAARVSTIIRTIAMALPGLFVQFSAVRPVLDTMFERETMRRLYNDLPSVNFSEQVLASNPGNLAVITVSDVEWSDLGESDRVMATLAKLKVRPGWAGSAPV
- a CDS encoding Crp/Fnr family transcriptional regulator; the encoded protein is MDAEIPENCRARFENQLRGLGIPTDAAKELLDGHPLVNYGRDSTIFMTGTPADIMFAVVSGWVRVYYSIGSRRILAKLAGPGDVIGHMETPREGGPGRRIFEAYSLGKCTVALVTREHLVSVLQRVERDALIQIMTRLNGYWSIVAKRLLTMLLLSFRERLEFVLHELARDFGVRDARGVLLRPELGHDDLADMIGSSRPMVTRLLGEMSDQGLVTRCGRNLVLLDHRGIHVAA